A window of Candidatus Poribacteria bacterium genomic DNA:
AAAGAAGTAGCATCTGAGACCGGTCCCGTTGAGAGTAGTGTGGTCAGAGCGAATGCTAAATTTGGCTTTAACCTATTCAACGAGATCCGAAAGACTGAACAGGCGAAAAATATTTTTATCTCACCCTTCAGTGTTTCTATTGCCTTGGCAATGGCACTGAACGGTGCATCCGGCGAAACCGAGCAGGCAATGATTCACACGTTGCAACTGCAAGGATTAAGTTCCGAATCGATCAACGCTGGCTATGCTGGATTGCGCCATAACCTTCAAACATCAGACCCGAAAGTTATACTCACGATTGCAAATTCACTTTGGGCACGCCAAGGTTTCTCGTTCAAGCAGGATTTCCTGCAGCGAAACACCCAATTTTTCGGTGCTGAGGTCTCAACATTAGATTTTACGGACCCAAACACCCTAACAACAATTAATCAGTGGGTAAATACCAACACCAACGGTAAGATTACAAAAATCCTTGATGAAATCAACCCCGATGCGGTGTTATTTCTGATTAACGCTATCTATTTCAAAGGGTCGTGGCAGACGGAATTTGAGCCAGCGCGCACGCGCGACGGGACTTTCCATCTCGCAGCCGGCGGTGAAAAGCAGGTCCCGATGATGACAAGGACGGGTGATTATCGGTATTACGAAAATTATGAAGAAAATTTTCAGGCAATCAGCCTCCCTTACGGCGATGGGCGAATCAGCATGTACATCTTCCTGCCCTCCCGTGAATCCAACCTCAATACCTTTTTAGATGGTTTAAACACTGAGAATTGGGAGAATTGGATATCGCAGTTTCGCGAGCAAGAGGTGTTCCTCAGCATGCCCAAATTTAAGTTGGAATATGAAAAAACGCTTAACAATCCGCTGCAATCACTTGGTATGGGTATAGCGTTTGCGCCAGGGGGTGCAGACTTCAGCCGGATGGCAGATTTGGAGGTTTTGGGTAGAAATTTGTACATCGAGGAAGTCTTCCATAAAGCTGTTGTTGAAGTTAATGAAGAGGGCACTGAAGCCGCAGCAGTCACCAATATCACGGTTGGCGTACCCAGTGCACCACCTGCGTTTATTGCAGACCGTCCCTTTTTCTTTGCGATTCGTGATAACGAGACAAAAACTGTCCTATTTATGGGCATTGTGGTAGATCCATAGATCGAATACGAATTATGGCTCATACAAATGTACTCGGTTATCGATTCGCTCCCGTGCCGATCAATACGATAAGAAACACCTAACGGTAATTTACAATAACGCTAACGATGCTGTCACACATCTTTACGAATAAAAACGGAGATATTCCCATGAAAGTACAATTTAGGGCTTTCTGTAAATTGAACGTTGTCCTTACGATATGCGGATTGATGCTCTGTATCTATATGGGTTGTGGTGGTGCTGATGATGAGGCTTATGAAGATGAGGCTGCGCATGGATTCATCCCATCAGTATTAAACCCACCAAACGGTGCCGTCTACGACGATGTCTTCTTTAAAGAGTATGGCACGAACCCTTTTATTGATACAGAAGATGATCACTTTTCAACATTTGGTATGGATGTTGATACTGCTTCCTACTCCGTCACGCGACGCTATCTCCGCGATGGGCACCTCCCACCGCCAGAAGCCGTTCGCGTTGAGGAATTTGTCAACGCCTTTGATTACAATTACGCGCCACCGTCAAGGGACGCATTCGCTGTTCACATTGAGGGCGCGCCCTCCCGATTTGGTGAAGGCAAACGACTCCAATTGTTACGAATCGGTATTCAAGGTCGCGTTATTCCCGACGAAAACCGTAAGCATGCAATGCTAACTTTCGTAATTGATGTTTCTGGTTCGATGGCTATGGAAAATCGATTGGAATTGGTGAAACGTGCCTTAACGCTTCTGGTTGAACAACTCCGTCCGGGGGATGAGGTTGCTATCGTCGTTTACGGGACTAACGCGCGAACCGTCCTACCACACACCGGAATTGAAGGACGTGAGGAGATTTTGGAGGCAATCCATTCTCTTGCCCCGGAAGGTGTCACGAATGCAGAAGACGGACTGCGCCTTGGATACACACTCGCCTCACGCAATGCAAGAATTGGTGGTATCAACCGTGTGATTCTCTGTTCAGATGGCGTTGCCAATGTCGCCGAAACAGGTGCTGATGGTATCCTCAGAAAAATTCGCTCCCACGTTGAGGAAGGGATTACACTAACAACAGTTGGGTTCGGCATGGGAAATTTCAACGATGTCCTCATGGAACAACTCGCCAACAAGGGCAATGGTAGCTACGCTTACGTTGATACCCTCAATGAGGCAAAGCGAGTTTTTGTTGAAAACCTGACAGGAACACTACAACTCATTGCTAAAGATGCGAAGGTTCAGGTCGATTTCAACGCACAAGTTGTCAGTCGTTTCCGCTTGCTCGGCTATGAAAACCGTCGCCTTGATCATGAAGACTTTCGTGATGACGACGCAGACGGTGGAGAAATTGGTTCAGGTCACAGCGTCACTGCTCTCTATGAAATTAAACTCCATGAAGGTGCCGTCGGAAAATTGGCGACTGTTTTTATCCGCCATGAAGACCCAGACACCCGTCATGTGTCAGAAATCAACGAAGATATTTTCTCAGCAGCGTTGAAACGAACATTTGAGGAGGCATCCCTTGAATTTCAACTCGCCGCCACTGTAGCAGAATTCGCAGAAATCTTGCGTGAAAGTTATTGGGCACGAGAAGGAAGTTTGGCGGTAGTATCGCAAAGTATCAAAGGTATCGCACCTCAAATCCTGAACGCTTCAGTCGATGAACTAATGACGCTCGTGAATCAAGCGACTCACTTTAAGGCACGAAATAGTGAATAATTTGTGACATGCTAAAGATTATGAAAAGCCTCATTTTCGTTCTATTATTAATGCTGCCTATATTTTCAGCAGCTGTCACATGGGAGTCCGTTGAAAGTTCACACTTTCGGGTCTACTACCAAGAAGGAACGGTAGACCCGATGTCAATTCTCCAGATTGCTGAGGACTTCTATGCCGAAATGCCGGAGTTGACAAGCCGTATGTCAGCGGGGATGATTGACATCTGGGTCTGTGACACACAAAAAGCGTTTCAGGATTCCGTTCATGCTCCGATCCAGGATTGGGCGGTTGGATGTGCCTTTCCGTTAAGTCGGCGCATCATTATCCAAAATCCGAAACACATAGCCCTTGCGAAACTGCAGTTAGCGCAAGTTCTCCGGCACGAGATCGCACATGTTCTTTTTGGACAGTGTACACGCAGAGCAGTCAAAGAAATTCCGTTGTGGTTTATAGAAGGTATCGCGATCTACTTCGCGGATGAATGGGTGCCGGGTCGCCATGAAACGTTACTAAAACACATCTTCTCGAAATCTATCCTGCCCCTTCACGAGTTGGCACGCGGTTTTCCACGTTCACAAGCCGGAGCGGACTTGGCGTATGCTGAGAGTCAGGATGCCGTCCGTTGGCTGGTCGAAATTAAAGGGAGAGATGTCCTGTTTGCCCTTATTACGGAGCTCCACGCTGGTAACAACTTCAGTAGTGCGTTTGAAGCGACAGTGGGGTGGAACCTCGCGACGTTCGATGTACACTGGCGCGGATCTCTGACGGAACGTTACCGGTGGGCATCCCTCTTTTCTAACTCCTACATTTTGTGGGGTGGTACTGGAGGACTCGCGCTCCTTGGTTATCTCGTTTGCCTACATCGCAGACGACGACATCTGAACAAGCTCGCGCAGCAGGAAGACGCTGTGGATACATTCTTCAAAACCTAAAATCTATGAACGCATATCTCATTTACATTGCCCTCTGCTTTGTCTGTTTTACTTCCATAGCGACAGCACAATCCAAACAACTCGCGCAGTATCCCAATCAACTGACACGCGACGGACATATCGTTGTTCTACCTGACCACGGTACTGTCTATATGGTTTCTGATCTCCACGCACATTGGGACGATTTTAATCAATGGTTGCGACTCACGAAACTCGTTGAGCAGCTTCAGGCAGGTGAGGATGTTTATGGATTGATACTCGGCGATGCAATTGACTATAAGCCCGATGAACCAAGACATCCGCCTTATGGAGATATACTCATTGTTGACCGAGTTATGGAACTCCAAAAACAGCTTGGTGACAACGGAAAAAGGCTTATCTACATCCGAGGGAATCACGAATTCGCTGCCGCAGATGCTTATGAAATGCTCAAGAAGCAGGGAATGACGATCCAGAACCGACCCCACTTTATTCGCGCCTTATATGACAGTCCTCTTGGGTCGTATTATGAGCAGTTCAATTTTATTGAAAGAATGACGGACACACACTATGAATTTCTGATGAACTTACCGACAGTCGTTATTGGAAAAAACGGTTTTGTCGGTGTTCATGCGGGTCCGGCGCGTTTTGTCAGGGGTCTCGCTGACCTTGTTGATCCGAATCCGAAAACCCTTGAGGAACTCCTTTGGCACCGTCCTACTATCGCTTATACGGGTGGATACACTTTAACCCACATTAAAAATTTTCTTGAAAATATCCACGGAAATTTCCTTGTGGTTGGGCATACCCCAATCAGTTATTTTCCATCGCAAAACGTTAGAGACGGTATAGCAACATTTGGCAAAAGCCAACTTATTTTTTCGACAGGCTATAGCGGCAAACCCGGCGTTCCGGCGTATATCGAAATTGACTTGGCAGAGACCTATTCCTCTGTGAGCGCGCTGAAGTTAGGTGTAAACATCCATCACCTATATGATGAGACTGGAAAACCAAAACCTGAATAGAGAGGTGCCTCTGCAAGAAAGACGCGCATCATGCGACCACTCATTTACATCATGACCCCGGTACTGATTCTCACGATTGTTCTCGCCTCCCGTTTTGTAACATGGGATGCGATCAAAGGAGCAAAACCACAAGCGCAAGTGAATGTGCAGCAGGGAACTCTGTCATTGAGAGAATGGAAGATTCCACACGCAATAGCGGCGTTTACACGAGCGATTGAGATTGAACCTAAATATGCTGAAGCTTACGTGAAACGTGGTCTTGCCTATTACCGTCTGGGACAGTACAAAGCAGCCATCGCAGACTATACACAAACCTTAGACCTCAAACGATACCACGCCGATGCGTACGCAAGTCGTGGCGATGCCTATCGCGCGTTAGGGGAAATGCAGCACGCCATTGTGGACTACTCCGCCTCGCTGAAAAAAAGATGGAACGCACGTGTCATGCGAAGACGGGCACAGACTTATTTTGAACAGGACAACGTTCAGAATGCCCTCGCTGACTACAACACCGTGATTAAGCGGCAGCCAAGTGCTATGGCTTACTATACCCGTGGTAATGTTTACTTCCAACTTTCCATTCAAAACGACGCAAGTCGCTTAAAACTCGCATTGGCAGATATGGACCAAGCAATTGCTTTGGAACCGCGTTTCGCTAGTGCCTATATCAGCCGGGCGAGAATTTATGCACGCGCGGGAGAACAAGCATCGGCAACTGCCGATTATATGAATGCTGTAGAACTGCTCACCGAAGCAATCGAGACATGGCAAGGTGAACCGAAAGCACTTATACAGGTTTACCTCTGGCGCGCCTTCGCCTACCAAAAATTGGGTGAAATTGACAGCGGACAAAGCGATCTGAACGAAATGAATAAACGCATCTTTAGCTTTTTTCTTGAAAAAAGTAAAAAATTGTGATATATTTATAAGGGTGACGTTTTAGCATTTCGCTTGACTTTCTTCTACTTTTACACGCGGATTTGCTGTCAAGAAATCGCTTCTACTCCCCGACTCACAAGTTAAAAAAATTGATTTTATCTCTGAATTAATTTTCAATAGGAGGCTACAAAAATTAATATGAATGGAGAAGCATTGGGTTTGGTTGAAACGAGAGGCTTGGTTGGGAGCATTGAAGCCGCTGATGCCATGGTGAAGGCGGCAAATGTCCGACTTATCGGTTACGAGCAAATTGGTGCGGGTTACGTGACCGTCATGGTTCGTGGCGATGTGGGTGCGGTAAAAGCGGCAACGGATGTCGGTGCTGAGGCTGCAGCGCGCGTCGGTGAAGTTGTTTCTGTTCATGTGATTCCGCGTCCGCACACTGAAGTCGAAACTATGCTGCAAAAAGCGTAGACTACTTGTAAGTCCGCTTCTGAAGAATATTGAAGATATTCTAACCAAAAAGGCGAATCATAGATGCCAGATCGTGCCCTCGTTGAATTGATTACCCAGCGTGTTGTCAATAGATTGACAACAGAGCAGGCGTGTAGCGGTTGTGCTTTGAGATCCTGTGATGCAGGAAACCGGGCATGCGATGCTGTCATGCAGCAACAACAGATTCCGGTTGGGGTTTCAGCACGACACGCCCATGTGACCCAAGAGCACCTTGAAGTCCTTTACGGTGCTGGTCACCAACTTACCGTCTACGCTCCGCTTTATCAACCAGAAGCGTTTGCTGCAAATGAGACGTTGACGATCGTTGGAAAACGAATGCGCGCCATTGAAGCAGTTCGTATCCTTGGTCCTGTAAGGGACTACTCCCAAGTCGAAGTGGCACAAACAGAAGCGATTCGGCTCGGATTAAACCCACCTATTCGGGACTCAGGCGACCTTGGGGGGGCAGAACCCATTACTCTCGTTGGACCCGCCGGAAGTATCTATTTGGAGGAAGGGGCAATCTGTGCAACACGACACATCCACATGACCCCCGGAGATGCTGACGCGCTCAATATTCGCGAGAACGGTCTTCTAAAAGTACATTTCCGTGGTGAGCGCGCTTTAACGTTTGAAAACGTTCGTCCCAAAATTTCTGAAGATTATGTGCTTCAGATGCACTTAGACACCGACGATGCCAATGCAGCAGGTCTAAAGGGTGGCGAACCCGTTGAGATTGTCCGAGATGCCGGTTGAGACGAGCAGGTTTCCTAATATTTTGAGGTAGCATGAATCAGGAATTGATTGACCAGATTAGGAAAATCGTGGAGCGGGTACTTCAAGAACAAACATCGGTCACCCCACAAGTCACACAAGAAAATCGGCTGCTCGCTATTTTTGGTGCAACACAGCTTGAATTAGATGAACCGATCCAGCAGCTTCATACCTGCCTGAAAGATGGATGGAAAATTACAATAATTTTGTCCGATCTCGCGACTAAAGTTATAAATCTTGAATCGATTCACACCGCATTTGGCGAAGATAATATTTTACAAGAGAATGCTCTAATTAATATAAGAACTTTTGTGGATGCTTACCAGCAGGTTGTGCTTCCTGTCTTTTCTTATCCAATGGCTGCAAAACTCGCGTTAGGATTGGTAGACACGCCGTGTACCTACCTCGTATTTGAAGCACTCTCTAAAGGAAAGAAGGTTATAGCAGCCTCTGATGCACTCAATCAAAGTGAAGTTTCCATAAAAGGGAATCCCATTTTCAGTAAACTTAAAGACGATTATGTAAACGTTTTGTCTGAATTCGGCGTTCAATTGGTACCAATGACTCGAATCGCTGAGTCCATCATGGAAAGAACAGACAATTCGTGTGCTGTTGTAGAAAAAACCTTAATTAGTGCAGCAACCATCTCCGATCTGGATGCGGACGTGCGCGAATTAGTTTATGCGAACCCGGCAGTTATCACGCCACTCGCACGTGAGTATGCAAAGAAAAGAGGTATTGAACTGATACCTAAAGGCTAAAATTTGTTCGTTCTTAAAGGGTGAATCGTGATGAGGGGAATCCGAATTATCGGATATTGTTGATTAACCCTTGACATTTCTTGAAGAAAATTGTATCATTTCCATGACAACTCTATTAATTATTTATCTTTAATACTCACGTATCACCGCGCTCGATGGTTAAAAGCCTATTGGCAATACCAAACGAAGGACATGAACATAGGAGGAGGATTCTCATGAAAACCCAGATTTCTGTTTTAAGCGCAGTATGCCTTATCAGCTGTTTTGCAATTGCTGGGTTGTTGGCACCCGCTGTCGCAGATTACGATTATTATGCGGATCGGTTGAGTCGAGAGCATCGCATTGCAAACGATGTTGATGAATGGATAGAACGTGGGAACGCAACAATTACCGCCAGTCCGCGTTTTGAAGATGGTGTTCGCCTTACTGCTTGGGCGAATGCTGCAGAAAACGCAAATGACTATGAATTTGCAATTGCCAGCGCGGTATATCTCTTTGAAATTCCAGTAGGAACACAGTACATCGAAGTTTTGGTGCGATATCGAGGGGAACCGCATCGCTTAGAGATTGAGGACTACGAAGAACCCATTGCAGGACGTGTTTGGATTCGTAACACCAAGCGTGAAGCAACACGCCGCGGCTACTACGACGAAAATGCCAAGGAAACACGCTACGGCGACACCTTTGTTCTTCGTGCAAAAAATCGTTCTGAACGGATTAAGATTCCCGCAGCAGGTCGGGTCAAAGATGGATGGATGGAACTTCATGTTGTAGCAGAGGGTGGTGAACAACTTGACGTGGAATACCTTGAGGTATCCACCTATCGGAGACAACCGAAGGTTAAAGTGATTCAGCGGTACACACCCTCTTATCGTTGGCGTCCATGGCACCGTTACACTTACCTCTACTTCTATGATGGTCCTGTCTATTACGCGACGGACTATGACTACTATCTCCGATGGAGTTATCCGATCTACGATCACCACTATCTCTCAATCCGTTCGTATTATGGCGGGTATCTTGGACGTTACCGCGGTTATTATCCGAGTGCCTACTATCGCTATTACTCGCCGTATTATGGTTCTTACCGCGGTTATTACCGGGGAACACCGAAGGTTCACCAACGGCGGACGCAGCTGAATCGGTGGAGTGCGCAGCATGAAACAACGCGCCGGCAGTACAGCCGTAGCCGACTAGCTGCGAACAGCCGTCAGGTAGAACGGACGGCGGTTCGGCGAAGTGTTCGGACTACACTCGAAAATCATCGAAGGCAAACACCAGCGACAACAGAGCGGGTTGCGCGCCAGTCAATTATTTCGGAAAAACAACGCGCTCTTGCCTCCAGGTCAACACTCCGGCAAAATAACATAAGACGGAGTACATACGCTGGAGATTCGGTTAGCAAACAGCGGCGTTATCCGAGTGCGACACAAGACGTGAATCGTTACAGAAGTTCCGTAGTAGATACACGGCGGGCGACACCACTTTATAGACCTTCGACCTCTTCTTCGAGAAGGTCATACTCGTCGAGTTCAACGAGAAGATCATACTCGTCGAGTTCAAGTAGTGACTCGCGTCCGCAGTATAGAAGTACGACTTCAAATTCGAGTTCAACACGCTCACGCACAAGTGTCAGCCGCTCGACTGAAAGGTCTCGTGTAAGCCGTTCAAGTTCGACGCGCTCACGCACAAGCGTAAGTCGTTCAAGTTCCACTACAAAAACCCGGACGCGTCCGACGACTTCAAGTTCGAGTTCAACGCGTAGCAGCTCAAGCAGTAGCAGCGATGACGATGACAAAAACCGGAGTCGGACAACAGAACGGACGAAACGGAGACGTTAGCACATTTATAGGAGCAGTATAGGCTTTGCGTGATCTCTTCAACGCGTAAAGCCTAATAGCAGATCAGATGCGATTTTTGCTAATTACATCACTACTGCTATTAAGCCTCCATGCAAGTTTTGCACAGGAGGCTGAGAACGGTGCAGATACTGAACAGCACACACCTGAACCGGTGGAACAAGAGAGGCTTGTTTCGCCAGTTGGGGCTATGATACGTTCCGCCATTTTCCCAGGATGGGGACAATTTTATAGCCGTGGTTATTTCCGTGGCAGTCTCACTGTTTTGGGAATAGGCGGTTCTGTTGTCGGTGCCTTATTAGCACAGAATTCTTTTAAGAATCGCTACAACGCCTATGCGACGTATGCAAGTTTATATCCTAATGACGACCAAGGCGTGTTAGAGCGTTATGAGTACGCGAACCAGCGTTATAAACTCAGGACATTTTTTATGTATACCAGCATTGGTATTTGGGTTTATAGCCTTATCGATTCTTATGTCAATGCAAATTTTTACAACGCGACTACATTGATTCAGTCTATTGAGAAAGATGCACAAGATATTGAAAAATTGGGGATTGAAGTCGGGGCGACCCCGTCGCGTCTGTATTTGGGTTTTGTTAAAACCTTTTAAAATACGGAGGAATACTTAATCATGTTCAGGACTTTTGCGAAAGTCATTGGCGTATTCGTCTTACTCTTAGGTTTTATGGGGGGTTTTATGGGATGCGGAGATGCTGACAAAGTTGGTCAGGTTCCACCTGAAGAACTCCTTCAAATCAATAAAGTCTTAGACCGATGGCGGCAGGGGTATGAGACAGAGGACGTTAACGCTTACATCGATACTTTCTGGGAAGAGGGTTTCCTCTATGTTTCCGATTGGGGAACAGATGGAGACAAAACGGACGACCTTGAGTTTGATGACATTCGACAGGAACGGGATGCCGCTATTCGAGTCTTTGAGAAGTTTCAGGATATTGAGATAGAACTTTCTGTTCCACCAGAGATTTCTATGAATGAGGAAGGCACACGAGCAGAAGTGCGGAATCACTATAGAATCCAACTTTTTATCTCGGATGGACACTCCCTTGAGGGTGGATTTAGCGGCGTATACGCTGAAGGTGACAACCTCTTTATCTTTGAAAAAAGAAATGATGAATGGCGCATAGCTGAATGGCATGACGAAGCCTATAACGAGGAAGAGATTCGCATCGCCAATAACCTATAAGTCCGAGAAACGGAGGGGCAATTTCTAACCCAGAGACTGGGTGGGAATTCTGTATATTCATGTCGCAACCGGAGGGCCACCTACGTGATTACCTTCAACTCATACGAAAGTATGATTTTACACTCTGTCTGAGCGTTCTATTGGTATTAGGAACTGCCCTGGTTATCTCGCTCCGCTTACCTAAAACTTATGCTGCCTCCACTTTAATGTTGCTCGTCCAACCCAGTGCAACATCCTCCCTACCTTCTTCAGCGAACCTGTTTCAGAATGTGCTCTCCGGTGGTGCCGATCGGCGGGAAATGGAGACAATCAGTGCTCGATTTTCCACAGAATCGATGCTAAAAACGGCAGTTGAAAACCTTGAAGAGAGTGGCAATGTCAAAGCAGTTTCCCTCTTTCCACCAATAGGTAAACTCAAACGAATCCTAAAGGCTCAACTAAATCCAGATTCTGACTACATCAATCTTTCGATTGCTTTAACAGAGGCAGAAGGAGGAGAGCGTAATGCAGCACTGCTCGTTAACCAACTCGCGCAAGATATGAAAACTTTGCGGCGTGGAGATGAAGAAACAAAACTTAGAAAACGCATAGAGTTCCTCCAAGATAAGCAGCGGGAAATCCAAGCGGAAATACAGAAAGATTTAGAAGCACTCCTCCTATTTGCTCGCGAAAATGGCAGTCCAGAAATATGGGTTCCAATACTCACTAACTTGCTTGAGCGTCGCGCCAGTGTCCGAGAAAGACTCGAAGCGAATCAACAGCAGCTTTACGCAACCCGCGCTCATATAGCCTATCTATATGAACAATTAGCATTGTTACCGGAACAGACGAAACTATCAGAAACCACCTCTTACGATCCTGTTTGGCTTTTTCAACAGGAAAAACTCTTTAACCTTGAATCCCAACGCGTTGCGGATGCAGAAAAAATTGGCAAAACCGCATCAGAGTTGAAAGGACTTGATGCACAAATTGCTGCAATCCGCGAAAAAAACGAGCAAACCTCCCCCACGGCTACCACGACTACCTCCGGACCCTCCGCCCATCATACCTATATAAAGAATCAATTATTAACGGTTGTTCCAAGCCTTTCCCGCTATGAAAATGCTGCTGAACGCCTCAAACAGGAACTCAGTAAGCTGGAAACTGAATTGGCACAAGTGTTGGAACAAATTCCGGAAAACCAAATGATCCTCACACAAATGGTAGCCAAGATTCAGAAAACCAATGCACTTGCCGAAGAGATTGCGAAACGTTTACTTGAAGTTGAAATATTATATGCTGAATCCAAGTTAACTACCTCTCGCAACCAGATAGGTGGTATTGAAATCATTGACCGCGCCGTACCAAGAAAGATTCCTGTCAGTCCGCGACTGAGATTTATTTTACTCATTGCGGGGATCACCGGTGTGTCCTTGGGTATTACGATTGTCCTGTTTAACGAATACTTGGGTGGAAGTACCGAGAATATAATGGACTGAATACCTCATCCTGAAGCGTTTATAATCTCATTTTTGGGTTCTGAAACTCTAAATTGACAGAAGTATGAAAAAAAAATGTCAATTTTTCTTATAATGTAGTATAATATATAGTACGTCCAATGTGCAGCGTTGCGTTACTTGCGCGTTGCCATTGTGAGGATATTTAATAAATTTACACTGGGATCTACTAATATTTTTGACTGGAATCCTAGGGCGAGACAATTTTGTTGTCCGTTTTTTATTGTCTTCAGGGAAACAG
This region includes:
- a CDS encoding serpin family protein; this translates as MDRKHTFTRTFLGLLCPVLLVFAGCDDFRPDMFEKKEVASETGPVESSVVRANAKFGFNLFNEIRKTEQAKNIFISPFSVSIALAMALNGASGETEQAMIHTLQLQGLSSESINAGYAGLRHNLQTSDPKVILTIANSLWARQGFSFKQDFLQRNTQFFGAEVSTLDFTDPNTLTTINQWVNTNTNGKITKILDEINPDAVLFLINAIYFKGSWQTEFEPARTRDGTFHLAAGGEKQVPMMTRTGDYRYYENYEENFQAISLPYGDGRISMYIFLPSRESNLNTFLDGLNTENWENWISQFREQEVFLSMPKFKLEYEKTLNNPLQSLGMGIAFAPGGADFSRMADLEVLGRNLYIEEVFHKAVVEVNEEGTEAAAVTNITVGVPSAPPAFIADRPFFFAIRDNETKTVLFMGIVVDP
- a CDS encoding von Willebrand factor type A domain-containing protein; this encodes MKVQFRAFCKLNVVLTICGLMLCIYMGCGGADDEAYEDEAAHGFIPSVLNPPNGAVYDDVFFKEYGTNPFIDTEDDHFSTFGMDVDTASYSVTRRYLRDGHLPPPEAVRVEEFVNAFDYNYAPPSRDAFAVHIEGAPSRFGEGKRLQLLRIGIQGRVIPDENRKHAMLTFVIDVSGSMAMENRLELVKRALTLLVEQLRPGDEVAIVVYGTNARTVLPHTGIEGREEILEAIHSLAPEGVTNAEDGLRLGYTLASRNARIGGINRVILCSDGVANVAETGADGILRKIRSHVEEGITLTTVGFGMGNFNDVLMEQLANKGNGSYAYVDTLNEAKRVFVENLTGTLQLIAKDAKVQVDFNAQVVSRFRLLGYENRRLDHEDFRDDDADGGEIGSGHSVTALYEIKLHEGAVGKLATVFIRHEDPDTRHVSEINEDIFSAALKRTFEEASLEFQLAATVAEFAEILRESYWAREGSLAVVSQSIKGIAPQILNASVDELMTLVNQATHFKARNSE
- a CDS encoding peptidase MA family metallohydrolase, which translates into the protein MLKIMKSLIFVLLLMLPIFSAAVTWESVESSHFRVYYQEGTVDPMSILQIAEDFYAEMPELTSRMSAGMIDIWVCDTQKAFQDSVHAPIQDWAVGCAFPLSRRIIIQNPKHIALAKLQLAQVLRHEIAHVLFGQCTRRAVKEIPLWFIEGIAIYFADEWVPGRHETLLKHIFSKSILPLHELARGFPRSQAGADLAYAESQDAVRWLVEIKGRDVLFALITELHAGNNFSSAFEATVGWNLATFDVHWRGSLTERYRWASLFSNSYILWGGTGGLALLGYLVCLHRRRRHLNKLAQQEDAVDTFFKT
- a CDS encoding metallophosphoesterase, with amino-acid sequence MNAYLIYIALCFVCFTSIATAQSKQLAQYPNQLTRDGHIVVLPDHGTVYMVSDLHAHWDDFNQWLRLTKLVEQLQAGEDVYGLILGDAIDYKPDEPRHPPYGDILIVDRVMELQKQLGDNGKRLIYIRGNHEFAAADAYEMLKKQGMTIQNRPHFIRALYDSPLGSYYEQFNFIERMTDTHYEFLMNLPTVVIGKNGFVGVHAGPARFVRGLADLVDPNPKTLEELLWHRPTIAYTGGYTLTHIKNFLENIHGNFLVVGHTPISYFPSQNVRDGIATFGKSQLIFSTGYSGKPGVPAYIEIDLAETYSSVSALKLGVNIHHLYDETGKPKPE
- a CDS encoding tetratricopeptide repeat protein — protein: MRPLIYIMTPVLILTIVLASRFVTWDAIKGAKPQAQVNVQQGTLSLREWKIPHAIAAFTRAIEIEPKYAEAYVKRGLAYYRLGQYKAAIADYTQTLDLKRYHADAYASRGDAYRALGEMQHAIVDYSASLKKRWNARVMRRRAQTYFEQDNVQNALADYNTVIKRQPSAMAYYTRGNVYFQLSIQNDASRLKLALADMDQAIALEPRFASAYISRARIYARAGEQASATADYMNAVELLTEAIETWQGEPKALIQVYLWRAFAYQKLGEIDSGQSDLNEMNKRIFSFFLEKSKKL
- a CDS encoding BMC domain-containing protein produces the protein MNGEALGLVETRGLVGSIEAADAMVKAANVRLIGYEQIGAGYVTVMVRGDVGAVKAATDVGAEAAARVGEVVSVHVIPRPHTEVETMLQKA
- the pduL gene encoding phosphate propanoyltransferase; the protein is MPDRALVELITQRVVNRLTTEQACSGCALRSCDAGNRACDAVMQQQQIPVGVSARHAHVTQEHLEVLYGAGHQLTVYAPLYQPEAFAANETLTIVGKRMRAIEAVRILGPVRDYSQVEVAQTEAIRLGLNPPIRDSGDLGGAEPITLVGPAGSIYLEEGAICATRHIHMTPGDADALNIRENGLLKVHFRGERALTFENVRPKISEDYVLQMHLDTDDANAAGLKGGEPVEIVRDAG
- a CDS encoding DUF5683 domain-containing protein, with the translated sequence MRFLLITSLLLLSLHASFAQEAENGADTEQHTPEPVEQERLVSPVGAMIRSAIFPGWGQFYSRGYFRGSLTVLGIGGSVVGALLAQNSFKNRYNAYATYASLYPNDDQGVLERYEYANQRYKLRTFFMYTSIGIWVYSLIDSYVNANFYNATTLIQSIEKDAQDIEKLGIEVGATPSRLYLGFVKTF